From the Desulfosarcina sp. BuS5 genome, one window contains:
- a CDS encoding Stp1/IreP family PP2C-type Ser/Thr phosphatase yields MLQTSFFGKSDTGLKRPNNEDAFIIKPESGFCAVADGMGGAAAGELASSIFIETAAEVFLNYKGRSEKKTVELVQKAFSLSNTKILDHTARNPDHEGMGCTAELLAFSEKGFVIGHVGDSRIYLYRNKELEQQTKDHSLVQEQIDQGLIKPEQAMTHPMRSIILRAVGVKESMAPDILKGENKSGDLFLLCSDGLTDMVADAAILEVLSLPGTLSHKTDKLIESAKSAGGNDNITVVLSIVHP; encoded by the coding sequence ATGCTTCAAACATCTTTTTTTGGGAAATCGGATACAGGTCTCAAGCGGCCTAATAATGAAGATGCTTTTATTATAAAACCCGAATCCGGATTTTGTGCAGTAGCCGATGGTATGGGTGGAGCTGCGGCCGGTGAACTTGCCAGCTCGATTTTTATTGAAACGGCAGCTGAGGTTTTTTTAAACTATAAGGGTAGATCTGAAAAGAAAACTGTGGAGCTGGTTCAAAAGGCATTTAGCTTAAGCAATACAAAAATTTTGGATCATACAGCCCGTAATCCCGATCATGAAGGGATGGGGTGCACGGCAGAATTGTTGGCCTTTTCAGAGAAGGGGTTTGTCATCGGCCATGTGGGAGACAGCCGAATTTATCTTTATAGAAATAAAGAGCTTGAACAACAGACAAAGGATCACTCCCTTGTTCAGGAGCAAATAGATCAGGGTTTAATCAAGCCGGAACAAGCCATGACCCATCCAATGCGAAGTATCATTCTTAGGGCCGTAGGTGTCAAAGAAAGTATGGCCCCGGACATATTAAAGGGAGAAAATAAATCAGGGGATTTATTTCTTCTATGCTCGGATGGCCTGACGGACATGGTGGCGGATGCAGCTATACTGGAAGTGCTCAGTTTGCCCGGCACCTTATCGCATAAAACAGATAAGCTTATCGAATCGGCGAAGTCAGCCGGGGGCAACGATAATATAACAGTTGTATTATCTATTGTTCATCCATAA
- a CDS encoding SidJ-related pseudokinase: METGSNHGTYMKDRYIQQLKSESESEIIDKTANYTTKYYAVYHILSLTENNPEIIDLEIIMAMQDLLISSEFSQQRRSLFLFRLAAETLSSVIIHSDNKIMADTAFSAMTYVMKSTTTGHAHRATSEAMSALPFSIYGPEITTKNIDTIPEVDWHEILDKNGFEAAGSPLCMGRSMVIPVQQKEKLLVFKMALSGDSPNLLREEALWMDHLGSEQYSFPLKFRIPVAVRIKNRHLFRLNGQPGQFPENKDIHSKRYAIGFIADKDYFKYPNDPETVNKISDHEFREVIFRNAWLLGRLASSGIIHTAPIPLFHNRVQAGRRRDNGLYEWFRAGRIDRWLDSCAFPNLGISGIRDFEHLESFQGKNFNLYRYIGNHFLSLLLVTGSFFRNKKSDLIGFDSEGNPIDARYLFNKSFLKELVNGIFLNYYNGFVGTDFRGDLPINLNKLVNRMIEEMGVDRYMEEVFRIADQIEMTKDQYISFLREKKIFDDNNNQIDLPEQGKRDIIIQSGPHLGGFNEAISLPELIDANRVMSALCIAGKYWKKKEAGNMYA, encoded by the coding sequence ATGGAAACAGGCTCGAATCATGGCACATATATGAAAGACAGATATATACAACAACTCAAATCAGAATCTGAAAGTGAAATAATTGATAAGACCGCCAACTATACAACAAAATATTATGCAGTTTACCATATCCTGTCCCTCACAGAAAATAATCCCGAAATTATAGACCTTGAAATAATTATGGCAATGCAGGATCTTCTCATAAGTTCAGAATTTTCACAGCAAAGGCGCAGCCTGTTCCTGTTCCGGCTTGCGGCTGAAACCCTCAGCTCCGTAATAATTCACTCTGACAATAAAATTATGGCTGATACAGCCTTTTCAGCCATGACATATGTCATGAAAAGTACCACCACCGGGCATGCTCACAGGGCAACATCAGAGGCAATGAGCGCTTTGCCGTTTTCAATCTACGGACCGGAAATTACAACTAAAAATATAGATACAATTCCTGAAGTAGACTGGCATGAAATACTTGACAAAAATGGTTTCGAGGCTGCCGGCAGCCCCCTTTGCATGGGCAGGAGTATGGTTATTCCTGTACAGCAGAAAGAGAAGCTGCTTGTATTTAAAATGGCTCTTTCAGGGGATTCCCCCAACCTGCTCCGGGAAGAAGCTCTATGGATGGATCATCTTGGATCGGAACAATATTCATTTCCTTTGAAGTTCAGGATTCCTGTGGCAGTCAGGATAAAAAACCGGCATCTGTTCAGATTAAATGGGCAACCTGGTCAATTTCCGGAAAATAAAGATATACATTCCAAAAGATATGCAATCGGTTTTATTGCTGACAAAGATTATTTTAAATATCCTAATGATCCTGAAACAGTAAATAAAATTTCAGATCATGAATTCAGGGAAGTAATATTCAGGAATGCATGGCTGCTTGGCAGGCTGGCCTCGTCGGGTATTATCCATACCGCTCCCATCCCCCTGTTCCATAACAGGGTACAGGCTGGCAGAAGAAGAGATAACGGCCTGTATGAATGGTTTCGTGCAGGGAGAATCGACAGGTGGCTCGATTCATGCGCTTTTCCAAACCTTGGAATTTCGGGTATCAGAGATTTTGAACACCTGGAAAGTTTTCAAGGAAAAAATTTTAACCTTTACAGGTATATCGGAAATCATTTTTTAAGCCTTCTCCTTGTAACCGGCAGTTTTTTTCGTAATAAAAAAAGTGACCTGATCGGTTTCGATTCGGAGGGAAATCCTATAGATGCGCGCTATCTTTTTAATAAATCTTTTTTAAAGGAGCTGGTAAACGGTATATTCCTAAACTATTACAATGGATTTGTAGGAACTGACTTTCGAGGCGATCTCCCTATAAATTTGAATAAACTGGTAAACAGGATGATCGAAGAGATGGGAGTCGATCGATATATGGAGGAGGTATTCAGAATAGCGGATCAGATTGAAATGACAAAGGATCAGTACATATCTTTTTTAAGAGAAAAAAAAATTTTTGATGATAATAATAATCAAATAGATTTGCCTGAACAGGGGAAAAGAGATATTATAATTCAGAGTGGTCCCCATTTGGGCGGTTTTAACGAAGCAATTTCATTACCCGAACTTATCGATGCAAACAGGGTTATGTCTGCTTTGTGTATCGCGGGAAAATATTGGAAGAAAAAAGAGGCCGGGAATATGTATGCCTGA
- a CDS encoding molybdopterin-dependent oxidoreductase: MPDDLKCIKTHCARMDHGGCDVLVGVRDNKIVKIKGDPGGYLNKEYICTKAIASPDRLTHPDRLKYTLKRSGKRGQGKLKKISWDEALDEIAENFLNIKEKYGAKSVAFGVGMPKGLEHFILIRLANIFGSPNIIASQDVCAMLPVK; the protein is encoded by the coding sequence ATGCCTGATGATTTAAAATGTATAAAGACACATTGCGCAAGAATGGATCACGGCGGGTGCGATGTCCTGGTTGGTGTTCGTGATAACAAAATAGTAAAAATCAAGGGCGATCCAGGGGGGTATTTAAACAAGGAATATATCTGCACCAAGGCTATTGCTTCACCAGACAGGCTGACCCACCCTGACAGATTAAAATATACCTTGAAAAGAAGCGGAAAACGCGGCCAGGGGAAATTGAAAAAAATATCATGGGATGAAGCCCTGGACGAAATTGCAGAAAACTTTTTGAACATAAAAGAAAAATACGGGGCTAAAAGCGTGGCCTTCGGAGTCGGTATGCCCAAAGGTCTGGAGCATTTTATTTTAATCCGCCTGGCCAATATTTTCGGTTCACCCAATATCATCGCGTCCCAGGATGTGTGTGCCATGCTCCCCGTGAAATAA
- a CDS encoding transposase, whose product MSNYCVMICDHYKAYYKEELLMNEITTLLTCMHPLLDANTYRHFLIISQALLMMTGRITMLSISRWTEKGGSYRTVQRFFSKNIPLSNNHVLANSNNARIGNPILQPGPYDGGRYPRDLIARLSRYVSIRFGGSSNYVDAAIAEGQFHDLDRQIYWIGYVKGVRAVRVGEIVQKTGRTTNYTTGRVTAINATVNVNYGGSRVARMVRQIITTNMSAGGDSGSLLCDLNENAVGLLFAGSSRVTIHNDIRYVQRLLGIRVV is encoded by the coding sequence ATGAGCAATTATTGTGTTATGATATGCGATCATTACAAAGCATATTATAAGGAAGAACTGCTCATGAATGAAATTACCACGCTTTTAACTTGTATGCACCCCTTACTTGACGCAAACACTTACCGTCATTTTCTGATTATCAGTCAAGCCTTGCTGATGATGACAGGTAGGATTACCATGCTGAGCATCAGTCGCTGGACTGAGAAAGGAGGGAGCTATCGTACGGTACAACGTTTTTTTTCAAAAAATATCCCTCTGAGCAACAACCATGTCCTGGCCAATTCAAACAATGCCAGGATTGGCAATCCTATTCTACAACCAGGTCCGTATGATGGTGGAAGATATCCCAGAGATCTAATTGCCCGTTTATCCCGATATGTTTCTATCCGTTTTGGTGGTTCATCCAATTATGTTGATGCAGCCATTGCTGAAGGCCAGTTTCATGATCTTGATCGCCAGATCTACTGGATTGGATATGTCAAAGGAGTGAGAGCTGTTAGAGTAGGCGAGATAGTGCAAAAAACCGGTAGAACGACTAATTATACAACAGGCAGGGTAACGGCTATCAATGCTACAGTTAATGTAAATTATGGTGGTAGCCGTGTGGCTAGAATGGTACGACAGATTATTACTACTAACATGTCAGCGGGGGGCGATTCCGGAAGCCTTTTGTGCGATTTGAATGAAAACGCTGTTGGACTGCTCTTTGCGGGATCTTCAAGGGTTACTATCCATAACGACATCAGGTATGTCCAGCGTCTCCTCGGTATCAGGGTCGTCTAA
- a CDS encoding RNA polymerase sigma factor, with the protein MSISWLILFAMINTGEADTFRQQMIDLLPRLRRFAYTLTSNRFDADDLVQAACERALGRKEQFKIGTRMDSWMFRIIYTLRVDSLRSKRFRTHHSSFNEEYDAGGAADNGSIRIGAKLMLDNVMQAMEQLSESSRVVLALVCVDGLSYKEAAMTLDVPVGTVMSRLARARVKLNTLVNGNKAIKGSH; encoded by the coding sequence ATGAGCATAAGCTGGCTTATATTGTTTGCAATGATCAATACGGGAGAAGCGGATACATTCCGGCAGCAGATGATTGATCTTTTGCCACGGCTGCGAAGATTTGCCTACACTTTGACATCAAATCGGTTTGACGCCGATGATCTTGTGCAGGCGGCCTGCGAACGCGCTCTGGGCCGTAAGGAACAATTCAAGATCGGCACACGCATGGACAGCTGGATGTTCAGGATCATCTATACACTAAGGGTTGATTCATTGAGATCAAAACGTTTCCGTACCCATCATTCCAGTTTTAACGAAGAGTATGATGCCGGGGGGGCGGCCGACAATGGTAGCATTAGAATAGGGGCCAAGCTGATGCTCGATAATGTGATGCAGGCCATGGAGCAACTTTCCGAAAGCAGCCGAGTAGTTTTGGCGCTTGTCTGCGTCGATGGCTTGTCGTACAAGGAAGCCGCTATGACCCTTGATGTCCCGGTGGGTACGGTCATGAGCCGCCTGGCCCGTGCCCGTGTCAAGCTGAATACTCTGGTAAACGGAAACAAAGCGATAAAAGGATCGCATTAG
- a CDS encoding S8 family serine peptidase translates to MMKRCILFLISLLVIIKVFQISIAIVDRGTIEFSGVQLAYADDGDDDDSDSDDYDLDDDDGDDADFDDADTDDDDGFENDADDGDDNAADDDLGDVVDGGDDDDANDDTDGAAADDDDDDDDADDDHDDDADHYDDADDDHDDDDDDDDDDDDDDDDDDDDVNSDRDKEVDVNSTRDKITKQTMLKKVHVVFPSSTSKDYYEPEIILAVNVDETGLKEAMRLGLRLEQKINLKKLNLEITRFRTEPGIEVRDVLRELQKSKSKTLFDINHYYELAVDKEKCNDIRCYPLKIMNWTTSEFKGRGIRIGIVDTAVDTQTPCMVDRHIFTSSFVDEHNSAGTEHGTAVASLLIGKPDSQFPGLMPEAILYAAGTFFIDQAGRVQTSAMLIARALDWLVAQDVSVINMSLSGPKNKVLERSIEKVLQREKVVVAAAGNNGPQGSPAYPAASKGVIAITAVDRFQRPYSRANRGWYIDFAAPGVGIWTPCIDGRGRFRSGTSYAAAYFTAMAAEQFNRSGMEQGHKALRKVSKKRALDLGPPGKDSIYGWGLVRCPFLSLQPE, encoded by the coding sequence ATGATGAAAAGATGTATTTTATTTCTAATTAGCTTGCTGGTAATCATCAAAGTATTCCAGATATCTATCGCTATAGTTGATAGAGGTACGATTGAATTCAGCGGAGTGCAATTAGCCTATGCTGACGACGGCGATGATGATGATAGCGATAGCGATGATTATGACCTCGATGACGATGACGGCGATGATGCTGACTTCGATGATGCTGATACTGACGACGATGATGGTTTCGAGAATGACGCTGATGACGGCGATGATAATGCCGCTGATGATGATCTCGGCGATGTTGTTGATGGCGGCGATGACGATGATGCTAACGACGACACTGATGGTGCTGCTGCTGACGATGATGACGACGATGATGATGCTGACGATGACCACGACGATGATGCTGACCACTACGATGATGCTGACGATGACCACGACGATGACGATGATGACGATGATGACGATGATGACGATGACGATGATGATGATGACGACGTCAACTCGGACAGGGATAAAGAGGTTGACGTCAACTCAACCCGGGACAAAATTACAAAACAAACAATGCTTAAGAAAGTGCATGTTGTATTTCCGTCATCTACCTCTAAAGACTATTATGAACCGGAGATTATTCTTGCTGTGAACGTGGATGAGACCGGGCTTAAAGAGGCAATGCGTCTCGGTTTGCGCCTGGAACAAAAAATAAATCTTAAAAAACTTAATCTGGAGATCACTCGTTTTCGAACAGAACCAGGGATCGAGGTACGGGACGTTCTGCGTGAATTACAGAAAAGCAAAAGCAAAACTTTATTTGACATCAATCATTATTACGAGCTTGCCGTGGATAAAGAAAAATGTAATGATATTCGTTGTTATCCCCTTAAAATAATGAACTGGACGACCAGTGAATTCAAAGGCAGGGGCATCAGAATCGGCATAGTTGATACTGCGGTCGACACCCAGACGCCATGCATGGTGGACCGGCATATTTTTACCAGCTCTTTTGTCGATGAACATAATTCAGCCGGCACGGAGCACGGCACTGCTGTTGCATCACTGCTCATCGGTAAGCCCGACAGTCAGTTCCCCGGCTTGATGCCGGAGGCTATTTTATATGCGGCAGGTACATTTTTTATCGATCAGGCAGGCCGCGTGCAGACTTCGGCGATGCTGATTGCCAGAGCTCTTGACTGGCTGGTGGCCCAGGATGTTTCCGTCATCAACATGAGCCTGAGCGGTCCGAAAAACAAAGTGCTTGAAAGGTCGATAGAGAAGGTACTGCAACGAGAAAAGGTCGTTGTCGCGGCTGCCGGCAATAACGGCCCTCAGGGGTCTCCCGCGTACCCGGCAGCCAGTAAGGGCGTTATCGCCATTACCGCCGTTGATCGGTTTCAACGCCCTTATTCCAGAGCCAACCGGGGTTGGTACATTGATTTTGCGGCTCCGGGTGTCGGCATCTGGACTCCCTGTATTGACGGACGGGGCCGGTTCCGTAGCGGTACTTCTTACGCCGCAGCCTATTTTACTGCCATGGCCGCCGAGCAGTTTAACCGGTCCGGGATGGAGCAGGGACATAAGGCTCTTCGTAAAGTGTCCAAGAAAAGAGCGCTTGACCTGGGTCCTCCCGGCAAGGATTCGATATACGGTTGGGGGCTGGTTCGCTGCCCGTTCCTTAGCCTACAGCCTGAATAA